Proteins co-encoded in one Vibrio fortis genomic window:
- the bioA gene encoding adenosylmethionine--8-amino-7-oxononanoate transaminase — protein sequence MDLAFDRQHIWHPYTSTLTPLTCYPVVGAEGVLLEMEDGKRVIDGMSSWWSTIHGYNHPVLNEAAHSQIDKVSHVMFGGITHQPAIDLCKKLLNLAPSNLEHVFLADSGSVAVEVSLKMALQYWHAKGQPRSKFLTLRDGYHGDTFAAMSVTDPENSMHSLYKGFLPEHIFAASPKTGFWDEWNPDDINSFKEKLSAHHQEVAAVILEPIVQGAGGMRIYHPEFLKQVRALCDEFNVLLILDEIATGFGRTGKLFACEHADIQPDILCVGKALTGGYMTLSATLASKDVADTVCGGEAGCFMHGPTFMGNPLACAVGAASLGLIEQGDWQSQTQQIESLFSEMLPKLKRHSLVKDVRWLGAIGVVETHIPVDMELIQAHFVEQGVWIRPFGKLIYMMPPFISEAHHIEQLVSAIDSALQRPECFQ from the coding sequence ATGGATCTCGCCTTTGATCGCCAGCACATCTGGCATCCCTACACTTCGACTCTCACACCTCTGACCTGCTACCCCGTCGTTGGAGCCGAGGGTGTTTTATTAGAAATGGAAGATGGAAAGCGAGTCATTGATGGCATGTCTTCTTGGTGGTCTACCATCCACGGATACAATCATCCTGTGTTAAATGAAGCTGCGCACAGCCAAATCGACAAAGTGTCACATGTGATGTTCGGTGGTATCACTCACCAACCTGCAATTGATCTATGTAAGAAGCTCCTCAATCTCGCACCAAGCAATTTGGAACATGTATTTTTGGCTGACTCTGGATCCGTAGCGGTTGAAGTGAGTTTAAAGATGGCATTGCAGTATTGGCACGCAAAGGGCCAACCACGCTCCAAGTTCTTAACGTTAAGAGATGGCTATCATGGTGATACGTTCGCTGCGATGTCGGTTACTGACCCAGAGAACTCAATGCATAGCCTGTACAAAGGGTTCCTACCAGAACATATCTTCGCCGCTTCGCCAAAAACGGGGTTCTGGGATGAATGGAACCCTGATGATATCAACAGCTTTAAAGAAAAACTGAGTGCACACCATCAAGAAGTTGCCGCTGTGATCTTAGAGCCCATTGTTCAGGGTGCCGGCGGCATGCGTATTTACCACCCGGAGTTTTTGAAACAAGTGAGAGCACTGTGTGATGAATTCAACGTGCTCTTGATTCTTGACGAGATTGCCACCGGCTTTGGTCGTACAGGTAAGTTATTTGCTTGTGAACATGCCGATATTCAACCGGACATTCTATGTGTCGGCAAAGCACTAACGGGAGGGTATATGACTCTTTCGGCAACGCTTGCAAGCAAAGATGTTGCCGATACGGTTTGCGGCGGTGAAGCTGGGTGCTTTATGCATGGTCCAACATTTATGGGGAATCCGCTTGCGTGCGCTGTTGGGGCGGCAAGCCTTGGATTAATCGAACAGGGTGATTGGCAGTCACAGACGCAACAAATCGAATCGCTGTTCTCAGAGATGCTTCCAAAACTCAAGCGACATTCGTTGGTTAAAGACGTTCGTTGGTTAGGAGCGATTGGTGTAGTAGAAACTCATATCCCTGTCGATATGGAGCTGATACAGGCGCACTTTGTTGAACAAGGGGTTTGGATCAGACCTTTTGGCAAGTTGATCTATATGATGCCTCCGTTTATCAGTGAAGCACATCATATCGAGCAATTGGTCTCCGCCATTGATAGCGCACTCCAACGACCAGAATGTTTCCAATAG
- a CDS encoding DksA/TraR family C4-type zinc finger protein — protein sequence MAVGWAGDDSVSQQIQDTISDEISRVRGNIKIGESAHYCDECGDEIPEKRRLAIQGVRLCIECQSMLEHDAHQHALYNRRASKDSQLR from the coding sequence ATGGCTGTAGGATGGGCAGGCGACGATAGCGTTAGCCAGCAAATTCAAGATACGATTTCCGATGAGATCTCTCGTGTCAGAGGGAACATTAAAATCGGAGAGAGTGCTCATTACTGTGATGAGTGCGGTGATGAGATCCCTGAAAAAAGACGACTCGCGATACAAGGAGTACGTTTGTGTATTGAGTGCCAATCGATGTTAGAGCACGATGCGCATCAGCATGCACTTTATAATCGTCGAGCAAGCAAAGACAGTCAGTTGCGATAG